From a region of the Candidatus Atribacteria bacterium ADurb.Bin276 genome:
- the dmdA_2 gene encoding 2,3-dimethylmalate dehydratase large subunit, with product MGKTIAEKVFERKTGFPVKAGDLVIARIDMAMGQDGTTPLAIQSFEEMGGKKVFDPSRIVFIIDHNAPSQLEAISQLHDNMRKFAENYGLTIYEVGCGVCHEIMVAKGLVVPGDLVIGADSHTCTYGAIGAFSTGVGSTELAAAMISGQLWFKVPETILIRINGTLPPGVYSKDVILYLASQIGADGATYQAIEFTGPIIDRLSVEERLTISNMAVELGAKAGIIAPDEKTLTWVKQRTIKSFEPIYPDPDAVYLKELTYDCSTLTPQVALPHRVDTVTSIDSLGEVIIQEAYLGTCTNGRSVDIEVAAKILQDKKVHPKVRLIVAPASKEILLEAIEKGWIETIVKAGGVLVTPGCGPCVGTHQGVPGDGWNVVSTANRNFKGRMGNNKAFIYLASPATVAASALKGKITDPRKYLR from the coding sequence ATGGGAAAAACCATTGCAGAAAAGGTTTTTGAACGAAAAACCGGGTTTCCAGTTAAGGCTGGAGATTTAGTTATTGCCCGAATTGATATGGCGATGGGACAAGATGGGACCACACCACTGGCAATCCAGTCTTTTGAAGAAATGGGTGGTAAAAAAGTATTCGACCCATCTCGTATAGTATTTATCATTGACCATAATGCCCCAAGCCAACTAGAAGCGATATCGCAGCTCCATGATAACATGCGGAAGTTTGCTGAAAACTATGGATTGACTATTTATGAAGTTGGATGTGGAGTATGCCATGAAATCATGGTCGCCAAAGGTTTAGTCGTCCCTGGTGATTTAGTGATTGGAGCTGATTCACATACCTGTACCTATGGAGCCATTGGAGCCTTCTCAACTGGAGTAGGGAGTACTGAATTAGCCGCAGCAATGATATCAGGTCAACTTTGGTTCAAGGTTCCTGAAACCATCCTGATTCGAATCAATGGAACTCTCCCACCCGGGGTATATTCAAAAGATGTCATTCTGTATCTTGCCTCTCAAATTGGTGCTGATGGAGCAACTTATCAAGCTATTGAATTTACTGGTCCAATCATTGATCGTCTTTCGGTTGAAGAACGATTAACTATCTCAAACATGGCAGTTGAATTAGGAGCCAAAGCAGGCATTATAGCTCCTGATGAAAAAACCTTAACCTGGGTTAAACAAAGAACAATTAAGTCTTTTGAACCAATTTATCCAGACCCAGATGCTGTTTATTTAAAAGAATTAACCTATGACTGCTCAACGCTTACTCCCCAGGTTGCTCTTCCTCATCGGGTTGATACGGTTACCTCAATCGATTCCTTGGGAGAGGTGATAATCCAAGAAGCTTATTTAGGAACTTGCACCAATGGTCGAAGCGTGGACATTGAGGTTGCTGCTAAGATACTTCAAGATAAAAAAGTCCACCCAAAGGTTCGTCTTATCGTTGCTCCGGCCTCAAAAGAAATTCTTTTGGAAGCAATCGAGAAAGGTTGGATAGAAACCATTGTCAAAGCTGGAGGAGTTCTGGTAACTCCCGGATGTGGACCTTGTGTTGGAACTCATCAAGGAGTCCCAGGCGATGGATGGAATGTTGTTTCCACAGCAAATCGAAATTTTAAAGGACGCATGGGAAACAATAAAGCTTTCATATACTTAGCTTCTCCCGCTACCGTTGCCGCCTCGGCTTTAAAAGGAAAAATAACCGATCCGAGAAAATACTTGAGGTGA
- the polX gene encoding DNA polymerase/3'-5' exonuclease PolX, protein MRNLEVAQILREIGVLLEIKGENRFRVLAYQEAARKIENWPEAIELLAKEGKLRDISGIGEGLAAKIDEYLRTGKIEYYEELTKETPRELIQLTEIPGVGPKIARQLYSDLGIVNIEQLEQAIQEHRLQNLPGFGIKSEEKIRKGIDIIKKSTGRMLLGYALPLAEEVIAFLRENNQIDNISTAGSLRRMKETIGDIDILASTADAERMMETFTKLPMVKQVIAHGTTKSSILTYEGVQIDLRVVDNQCFGAALQYFTGSKEHNVKLREYAQKKGYKINEYGIYRIDDEEKKGGEKEEEIYQILGMEWIPPEMREDQGEIEAALQKRLPVLVDIKDIQGDLHVHSNWSDGLVSIEEMALAATKKGYQYLAICDHTQGLAVASGLTPEQIQERRKEINQWNQNHSEIFVLEGVEANILGDGSIDLPDEVLAQLPIVVAGIHTGLSQTTEKINQRLEKAFKNPYVQIISHPTGRLINKRDATQGDLALLFKYAQQTTTALEINAQPERLDLKDIDARQANEKYQIKLVISTDSHDPSSLNLMRLGVAQARRAWLSNKDILNTYNKGQLLEILQKKRERFTI, encoded by the coding sequence ATGAGAAATTTGGAAGTTGCTCAAATTCTTCGTGAAATTGGAGTTCTCTTAGAAATAAAAGGAGAAAACCGGTTTCGAGTATTGGCCTATCAAGAAGCTGCCAGAAAAATCGAAAACTGGCCGGAAGCGATTGAATTACTCGCCAAAGAAGGAAAATTACGAGACATATCAGGCATTGGTGAAGGCTTAGCAGCCAAGATCGATGAATATCTTCGCACCGGGAAAATCGAATATTATGAAGAACTAACTAAAGAAACCCCTCGGGAACTCATTCAGCTCACTGAAATCCCTGGGGTTGGCCCAAAAATTGCCCGACAACTCTATTCCGACTTAGGGATTGTAAACATTGAGCAATTAGAACAAGCCATTCAGGAACATCGTCTTCAAAATCTCCCTGGATTTGGTATCAAAAGTGAAGAAAAAATAAGAAAAGGGATCGATATTATCAAGAAGAGTACCGGTAGGATGTTATTAGGTTACGCACTTCCCTTGGCTGAAGAAGTTATTGCCTTCCTTCGTGAAAATAATCAAATTGATAACATAAGCACAGCTGGAAGCCTTCGTCGTATGAAAGAAACCATTGGTGATATTGATATTTTGGCATCAACGGCTGATGCAGAACGTATGATGGAAACCTTTACCAAACTGCCTATGGTGAAGCAAGTCATTGCCCATGGAACAACTAAATCGAGTATCTTGACCTATGAGGGAGTACAAATTGATCTTCGAGTGGTTGATAATCAATGTTTTGGCGCCGCACTCCAGTATTTTACTGGTTCTAAAGAACATAACGTTAAACTTCGGGAATATGCACAAAAAAAAGGGTATAAGATTAACGAGTATGGAATTTATCGGATAGATGATGAGGAAAAGAAGGGGGGAGAAAAGGAAGAAGAAATTTATCAAATTTTAGGAATGGAGTGGATTCCACCGGAGATGAGAGAAGATCAAGGTGAAATTGAAGCTGCTCTTCAAAAACGCTTACCGGTATTGGTCGACATAAAAGATATTCAAGGAGATCTTCACGTCCATTCAAATTGGAGTGATGGATTGGTTTCCATTGAAGAGATGGCATTAGCTGCTACTAAAAAAGGATATCAATACCTCGCTATTTGTGATCATACCCAGGGATTGGCAGTGGCTTCTGGCTTAACCCCCGAGCAAATACAAGAAAGAAGGAAAGAGATTAACCAATGGAACCAAAATCATAGTGAGATTTTTGTTCTAGAGGGGGTAGAAGCTAATATTTTAGGTGATGGATCAATTGATCTTCCTGATGAAGTGCTTGCTCAACTTCCCATAGTAGTTGCTGGAATTCACACCGGATTAAGTCAAACCACTGAAAAAATAAACCAACGCCTTGAAAAGGCTTTTAAAAATCCCTATGTTCAGATTATTAGTCACCCCACCGGACGATTGATCAATAAACGGGATGCAACTCAAGGTGACCTCGCGCTTCTTTTTAAATACGCTCAACAGACAACAACCGCTCTTGAAATCAATGCCCAACCAGAACGGTTAGATCTTAAAGATATTGATGCCCGACAAGCCAACGAAAAGTACCAGATTAAATTGGTTATTTCTACTGATTCTCACGATCCTTCCTCATTGAATCTTATGCGTCTTGGTGTTGCCCAAGCCCGTCGAGCTTGGTTGTCTAATAAGGACATTCTCAATACTTACAATAAAGGCCAACTCCTTGAAATCCTCCAAAAAAAGAGAGAACGCTTTACAATTTAG
- the nadE gene encoding NH(3)-dependent NAD(+) synthetase, with protein sequence MKDWNQERDRIVDWLRERVQKAKAKGVVLGLSGGIDSSVAGALAKIAFPENTLGLMLPCHSLPLDQQDAELIAGKFAISYQIFSLDFIYDSYLALLGESYSKPLPLPLANIIPRIRMTVLYYFAQKENYLVCGATNKSELTVGYYTKYGDGGVDLMPLAHLTKTEVWQFAKFLEIPASIIEKAPSAGLWEDQTDEKEMGICYAVLDAFIQNGLGNQQDIAKIQKMIKRTEHKRQLPPRLERHS encoded by the coding sequence ATGAAAGATTGGAATCAGGAACGAGATCGAATAGTTGATTGGTTAAGGGAGCGGGTTCAAAAAGCAAAAGCAAAAGGAGTGGTTCTTGGATTAAGTGGAGGAATTGATTCTTCGGTAGCGGGAGCATTGGCTAAAATTGCATTTCCAGAAAATACCTTAGGTCTTATGCTTCCTTGTCACAGCCTTCCCCTGGATCAACAAGATGCTGAACTAATAGCCGGAAAATTTGCTATTTCCTATCAAATTTTTTCTCTTGATTTTATATATGATAGCTATCTCGCTCTCCTTGGTGAAAGCTACTCAAAACCTCTTCCTCTTCCCTTAGCTAATATTATTCCTCGCATCCGAATGACGGTCCTTTATTATTTTGCTCAAAAGGAAAATTATCTGGTTTGTGGAGCAACCAACAAAAGTGAATTAACAGTTGGATATTATACCAAATATGGGGATGGGGGGGTTGACCTGATGCCTCTTGCCCATTTGACTAAAACGGAAGTTTGGCAATTCGCAAAGTTTTTAGAAATACCAGCATCCATAATCGAAAAGGCACCATCGGCAGGGCTATGGGAAGATCAAACTGATGAAAAGGAAATGGGTATTTGTTATGCAGTTTTAGATGCATTTATTCAAAATGGGTTAGGAAATCAACAGGATATTGCCAAAATTCAAAAAATGATAAAGCGGACTGAACACAAACGACAACTCCCACCACGTTTGGAAAGGCATAGTTGA